The window tgggaacatggtcggccgCCTGGGGGGTGGacggggactggggggggggggggggggggacgggactggggggggggggggggacgggactggggggggggggggggacgggactggggggggggggggggggggggacgggactgggggggggggggggacgggactgggggggggggggggggggggacgggactggggggggggggggggggggacgggactggggggggggggggggggggggacggggactggggggggggggggggggggggacgggactgggggggggggggggggggggacgggactggggggggggggggggggggggacgggactggggggggggggggggggggggactgggggggggggggggggggggacgggactggggggggggggacgggacggggacgggggggacggggactggggggggggggggagacggggactggggggggggggggacggggactgggggggggggggacggggggacgggacgggacgggacgggacggggactggggggggacgggacgggacggggactggggggggggggactgggggactgggggtgggggggacgggacgggacggggactggggggggggggactgggggactgggggtgggggggacgggacgggacggggactgggggggggggggggactgggactgggggggtggggactggggggggaggagactggggtgggggtggggggagactggggtgggggtggggggagactggggtgggggtggggggagactggggtggggggagactggggtgggggtggggggagactggggtgggggtggggggagactggggtgggggtggggggagactggggtgggggtggggggagactggggtgggggtggggggagactggggtgggggggggggagactgagactgggggggggggggagactgggactggggggggggagactgggactgggggggggggagactgggactgggggggggggggagactgggactgggggggggggagactgggactgggggggggggagactgggactggggggggggagactgggactggggggggggggagactgggactggggggggggggagactgggactgggggggggggggagactgggactggggggggggagactgggactgggactggggggggggggagactgggactggggtggggggggggactgggactggggtgggggggggggggactggggactggggtggggggactgggactgggcctccttcaccgccgctccctcaccaccagacgcctggaggaagaacgtctcatcttccgcttcggaacacttcaaccccagggcatcaatgtggacttcaacagcttcctcatttccccttcccccacctcatcctagtttcaaacttccagctcagtaactgtctccttgacttgtccggacttgtccgacctgcctatctcctttttccacctctccactccaccctctcctccttgaccgatcatcttcatctcctcccccactcacccactcacccattgcgggggggggggggggggatgggtgggatgggtgggatactgttcggagGGCCAgagtgaaatagatgggctgaatggcctgcttccaccttGTCGGAATTCGATGACCCTCCCCACGAAGGAGCATTttatctgcatctatcctgtcaagcccctttcagaaATCTACTGGTTTCGATAAAGgtatacagcaaagaaacagacacttcggtccaaattgtccatgttgaccaggatTCCCaatctaaaccagtcccacttgcctgcatttggcccatatccctctaaacctttctactcatgtatccatccgaatgctgtttcaatgttgtcactgtacctgcatctaccacatcctcagcaagttcattccacatgcaattcACCCTCTTTCAAAATATTGCCCCTccggtttcttttaaatctctctccttatatttaaataaaaatgccccccctccccctccctagtTTTGAGTTCCCCAGCGctggattgttctatgttctaaacttagtgcaggaagctgaaagaaatgagcagctttaaaacaaaaacctcttggagctcaaagctttcaatgagagtctgagcccggcagtaagttcaggtaaccgtTTATTGCAaaccaactttgttacagcttcagatccccccagcaaaaaggcagagaaaaagcagttgctttttgaaccccacacctcccctcctcctcaccccccacccccccaccctgtctttactattgggtaaaaacaatgactgcagatgctggaaaccagattcgggattagtggtgctggaagagcacagcagttcaggcaacatccaagtagcttcgaaatcgacgtttcaggcaaaagcccttcatcaggaataaaggcagagagcctgaagcgtggagagactagtgagaggagggtgggggagtggagaaagtagcatagagtacaataggcgagtgggggaggggatgaaggtgataggtcaaggcggagggtggagtggataggtggaaaagaaaatagaaagttaGGACAAGTcagggggacagtgctgagctggaagtttggaactagggtgaggtgggggaagaggaaatgaggaaactgttgaagtccacatcgatgccttggggttgaagtgttccgaggcagaagatgaggcgttcttcctccaggcgtctggtggtgagggagcggcggttgaaatgttgggccaccgggcagtgtggttgattggtgcaggtgtcccggagatgttccctaaagcactctggtaggaggcacccagtcttcctaatggggtgggggggggggtggacctaACCAAGTAGATACGGAAGGCGGaaaaggggtggggtgggaaatatatccctggaggtggcggaaatgtcggcagacgatttggtttatgcgaaggttggtagggtggaaggtgagcaccaggggcgttctgtccttgttacggttggaggggtggggtctgagggcaggagtgcgggatgtggacgagatgccttggagggcacctttaaccacgtgggaagggaaaatgcggtctctaaagaaggggggcatctggtgtgttctgtggtggaactggtcctcctgggagcagatccggcgggagcggaggaattgggaatacgggatggcatttttgcaagaggtagtgtgggaagaggtgtaatccaggtagctgtgggagtcggtgggtttgtaggaaatgtcggtgtcaagtcggtcatcattaatggagatggagaggtcgaggaaggggagggaggtgtcagggaTGGTCCAGTTAactttaaggtcagggtggaatgtgttggtgaagttgctgaattgctcaacctccttgcgggagcacgaggtggtgccaatgcagtcatcaatgtagcggaagaagaggtggggagtggtgccggtgtaattacagaagatcaactgttctacgtagccaacaaagagacaaacatagctggggcccatacgtgtgcccatgggctacccctttggtctggaggaagtgggaggattcgaaggagaaattgttaagggtgaggaccagttcagccaaatgaatgagagtgtcggtggaagggtactgttggggacgtctggagaggaaaaaacggagggcttggaggccctggacattgcggatggaggtgtagagtgattggatatccatggtgaagatgaggtgttgtgggccggggaaacggaagtcttggaggaggtggagggtgtgggtggtgtctcgaacagatgtggggagttcctggactagggggaataggacagtgtcgaggtaggtagagatgagttcagcggggcaggagcatgctgagacaatgggtcagccagggtggtcaggcttgtggatcttgggaaggaggtaggaccgggcagtgcggggttcccggactatgaggttggaagctgtgggtgggagatctcctgaggtgatgaggttctgtatggtctgggagatgatgggttggtgatggggggttgggtcatggtcgagggggcagtaggaagaggtgtcttcgagttggcgtttggcttcagcggcgtagaggtcagtgcgccagactcccactgcgccccctttatccgctggcttgatggtgaggtcgggattggagcagagggattggagggctgcgcgttgtgagggtgagaggttggagtgggggagggggggtagacaggttgaggtggttaatgtcccggcggcagttggaaatgaagaggtcgagggcaggtaataggccagcgcggggtgtccaggtggatgcagtgtgttggaggtgggcgaaggggtcctcggaaggtgggcgggagtccagattgtgaaagtaagctcggaggcggaggaagtgttcgacatcacggcgtgtattaaattcattgatgtgtggacggagggggatgaagatgagtcctttgctgaggactaatcgttcgtcctcagtgagggggaggtctggggggatggtgaaaacgcggcagggctgggatctggtgtgggtgtggagctgggagtgggggcggagccagtaactggagtgggtgtgatggtgggggggaatgggggggtggagtcatgagctggggtggtgttcccctcagggttctgtagGCCAGGAATGgcgacagtgggatctgtggggggcatgtcagcagaatgcaggtgagtggcgttggtgggggcggaagtgggggtgaccacagcagtaggggtggcggaagtcactgagtgtgtgacatcagcgatgatgtgaggggcagaaatgATGTCACATGTGacgcatgaggaattgtgaggggcggaagtggctgtgggagtagcaatgatgggggcggaagtgacatcaatcagcgtgggggcggcagctgcaccagccgcatggctaatggcgtccgaGCAATTTCAGAGGCCGgaggaatcttctggaatgtttgaggagcgctggttatggaggtgggtggataaaagtttgttgtacttacagtttttgatgtttcagatggagttgaaatactgtttgttgagagtatgaattctcctgaggatgtagtacagagtgggtcctttgtaattctgagagagtgtggccctcagctgaggcagggctgactgtagaaaggttaggtgacggcgcattgctgcaagcgtggagcggaggatcctgaaggagaaccgttgctggtgtttttgaatctgtagtctgtactgtttgtcctgttcggatccgaactctgctggtttaaaggtggtccagaGTCTGTGtaggatgagttggttacggaggcaggcactgaggaagtgaatggggctgtggtagcgagtctgtttcaggacatggttgaagagcctcagggcagaggaaatgacctgggagttgcagtgggagagggactccctgagattcttgtagagagagaggaggaaaacttcttcaaggcaggcatccttgcaagaggatccgctgtagggttaaaatcaacgaggtaaaaacaaggactgcagatgctggagaccagattcgaGAATCACACATCTCCAGCatcctgccactgaaatggtatattcaacaaacctggattgttaagtcttccaccttttcaaataggttgcaggtctcattacaatgtgaatcccagaacttcttgttgtcaccttctcgagataacaaggtttgatagcaaaagctcacatctcagctcagacaatgcattaaaggtgtgaggtcagagtctgcctgcatcccaatcttgagtcagactggttctgtttccaaagtcaaAGTTACAAGctattacatgtattgactgcctgcacacaccacacctcccctgtaccccccctcactgtcttcaCTATTGGCcagcaccaagttgtccctttgtaattggatccttggtacatccgtaacccggaggaagtattgcctcactcagcaattttaacccataccctgtctccaagtaagtGTCTCCCTGCTCATTTGCCAGGAAGGGTCAAtgtagagtcaaccagactgctgtgggtctggagtcaggtgtaagccagaccgggtaaaggatgcagctggaacgactgagtgaatcctttcccacaatggcggttcccttccctaacaagggagagggggaaatcAGATGGGGGCTTTCTACCCCGCCCCCCccgacctccccctccctgaaacggtctcaccgttagattccgaactccacatttctgaccgaATACCGATTCTGACATCTAtcgtggcgggatttgaacccgggagtCCCCGGAAACAGGTCGACAGTCCAACTGATATTGGCACTCGGccgtcactccttcaatccccctgcgatggcacgtgaactcgctggtgcctctgcaggtgggaggagcgggtgaagcccttcccacactgagagcaggtgaatggtctctccccggtgtggatccgatggtgggtcagcagggaggagacctgggtaaaggccttcccacactcggggcagctgaagggtctctcccccgtgtggacgcgtaggtgggtcagcaggttggaggagctggtgaagcccttcccacactgagagcaggtgaacggcctctcccccgtgtggacccactggtgtctcagcagggaggagacctgggtaaaggccttcccacacttggggcagctgaagggtctctcccccgtgtggacacgctggtgggtcagcaggttggaggaactgctgaaggccttcccacacttggggcagctgaagggtctctcccccgtgtggatacgctggtgggtcagcaggttggaggaactgctgaaggccttcccgcacttggggcagctgaagggtctctcccccgtgtggatacgctggtggTTCCGCAGGTTGGAGGagtaggtgaagcccttcccgcacagagagcaggtgaacggcctctcccccgtgtggacccgctggtgggtcagcaggttgcaggaattgctgaagcccttcccgcactcggggcagctgaagggcctctcccccgtgtggacacgctggtgggtcagcagggaggaggaatcgctgaaggccttcccgcactgagagcaggtgaatggcttctcccccgtgtggatccgctggtgggtcatCAGGTGGGAGGATGTGccgaaggccttcctgcactcgggacagcggaagggcctctcccccgtgtggatccgctggtgggccTGCAGGTTAGAGGAATGTCTGAAGGCCTTTCCGCAGACAGGGCAGAGGAATGgcttctccctggtgtgactgcgccgatgagtctccagggcagacgggaaatggtagcctttcccacagtcaccacacttccacggtttctccacagggcgggattcctctggtttctccatggccacagcttcagctgcacacaaacacgtgGAGAGCCCCTCCCTGCCTTGAAGTCCCCTTCCCAGGCtgtataactgtttcaggctccacacacagTGCGCTGCAACTGTGGGATGTCtcgtccagtcccactgatgctgaaaacatcctcaaacaggaaccaaaaagtgtagatccctctcacagaaatcacagtcaaaaatcgttgcggtcccgatggattcagagactgtcagacattgacatcaaagtgaggactgcagacactggagagtcagtcaaaaaatgtggcgctggaaaagcacagcaggtcaggcagcatccgaggaacaggagagtcaatgtttcgggaataagcccttcatccgttgattttgaaacttcaagTCGTCATATTTTCATATACTctgcaaaaagagattacaaaagtcatcactatcagtacagggtagaaattcagaacaaggaattctactttctgtggaatattcttttcctgttccacaaaattgaaagcaccatcccactctcccttcccctctgttctcactccgctctaactaattcccctgaaggtgctgattcaggatcttacaggggcagaaaaagcaaaaacatcaagactgacatctctctgaattttggatacctccacctgaaagttaatatctttcacaacactgggatcctgctgagagtgagcaggtctgattttgggaagcaataaaaaaagtgtcaattcagggtgaacctgcaatgcagcttcttgaggaagtaccagacacaaaatggttaatgaccccgggaaggtgggagcaaaatgagacatcaagccataaacaccgacacacttcagtcaaacccttctgctcccagtcagggcaaaacatgctctgaaagtccagccttcacaaccacacttctgctttcactgaagacaattagagtcacacagcacggaaacagaccctttggtccaacctgcccagatatcctaaattaatctagtcacgtttgccatcacttggcccctatATGAGCCGggagctggcagatgggactaaattgggttggctctcttgtcagcaaggacggagttggaccgaagggtctgtttctgtgctgtacatctctatgactccagtcacatttgccatcacttggccctgacccatcatattcatatgtccatccagGACCCTTTTAACTTGTCATCGTACCAgcacccccaccacttcctctggcagctcactccatcgcTCAAGTGACTCCATGTTGAAAGCGTCTGGTCTGGTGCACCAGATGACACCAGGATAATCTCAGATCATTTTCAGATCGCATCGATACTCAGTCAGTGACTTTCCCGATCAG of the Chiloscyllium punctatum isolate Juve2018m chromosome 36, sChiPun1.3, whole genome shotgun sequence genome contains:
- the LOC140460752 gene encoding uncharacterized protein, which gives rise to MEKPEESRPVEKPWKCGDCGKGYHFPSALETHRRSHTREKPFLCPVCGKAFRHSSNLQAHQRIHTGERPFRCPECRKAFGTSSHLMTHQRIHTGEKPFTCSQCGKAFSDSSSLLTHQRVHTGERPFSCPECGKGFSNSCNLLTHQRVHTGERPFTCSLCGKGFTYSSNLRNHQRIHTGERPFSCPKCGKAFSSSSNLLTHQRIHTGERPFSCPKCGKAFSSSSNLLTHQRVHTGERPFSCPKCGKAFTQVSSLLRHQWVHTGERPFTCSQCGKGFTSSSNLLTHLRVHTGERPFSCPECGKAFTQVSSLLTHHRIHTGERPFTCSQCGKGFTRSSHLQRHQRVHVPSQGD